The Methylomonas montana DNA window ACGCCGACAGCAGTCTGTCGAGAATGACGGCCGACATCGCTCAATTGAATAAATCGGTCAACAGCGCTGGCCAAAGTCCGGCACCGGCAATCGCCAAACCTTTTACACATCCGGGATGGAACGCTGAGTTAGGCGAAAAGTTGCTGTGGATGCATAAGCAAGCGGTACCGTCGGCGGAAATTCGGCTCAATCCTGAGCATCTCGGACCGATTTCCATCAAGATCGATGTTAATCAGGATCAAGCCAGCGTGGCTTTCACCGCGCAGCATGCGGCGGTCAGGGACGCGATCGAAGCGGCTATCCCCAAATTGCGGGAAATGTTGGGGGGGCAGAATTTGAATTTGGCGGATGTTAACGTTTCCCAGCAACAATCCGAACAGAAACAGGGGCGAGATTTTTTTCAAATGGCCGGCGAGCAAAATCGGCGCGGTCAGTCGCAAGACCCGGATGAGACCTTGGTAAACGAGGGCTCAACTCATATTCTCGATGAGATCGAAGCCGGTAGAGCCATTGCCAGCAACGGTTTGCTAAGCCTATTTGCCTAATCGCCTCAGGCGCTGTTTAAAAATCGCTTTGCAAAAACAGCGCCTATTTCTATAATGTCCAGCTTTTTGGGGAATTTATCCCCATTCCTTGCTTCATCGCCCTTGCGGGCGGGAAGCTTTTAAACCCGTAAGGAGAAATCATGCGACATTATGAAATTGTCTTCTTAGTCCATCCTGATCAAAGTGCTCAGGTACCGGCTATGATAGAACGTTATAAATCCACCGTTGAAGATGCTGCTGGCAAAATTCATCGCTTGGAAGACTGGGGCCGTAGACATTTGGCCTACCCTATCAAAAAAATTCATAAAGCACATTATGTGTTGATGAATATCGAATGCAACCAAGCCACTCTCGAAGAGTTGGAGGCAGGGTTTCGTTTCAATGACGCCATTTTGCGCAGTCTGACATTAGTTCAAAAAGAAGCCGTTACCGGACCTTCCGCGATTGCTACCAGCGGTAATGACGGTCAAAAAGCCGGCAACCGTGTCAAGGAAGAAGTCGAGGAAGAGGCGGAAGCAGACGTCGAAGTCGCGGACGAGACTGAAACCGAAGCTGGCGCAGAAGCGGATTCCGAATAATCAACATTGAACCAAGAGAATTGTCATGGCACGTAATAATATAAGACGCAAAAAAGGCTGCCGCTTTAGCGGTGAAGATGCGATCGTGATCGATTATAAAGATCTCGATTTGTTGAGCGAGTACATCACCGAAACCGGCAAAATCATTCCTAGCCGCATTACCGGTACTAGCGCGAAATATCAAAGACAGCTGACATCTGCGATTAAACAAGCCCGTTTTCTCGCATTGCTGCCGTTCTGCGACGCACATAAATAAATAGTTAGCCGGGAAAGAGGCGTGCGGTTTCTGCCAGCCTTCATCATGAAAGGTCGAATGCAGGCCATGATGGTGGCATCGATATTGGCATTGCTGTCCTTGCCTTTTTTCCCGGTCAGTATTGTAAGTTCGGCGACGGTGGCGTTAGTGACGTTGCGTCTAGGTGCGTTGGAAGGCCTTTATGTGCTGGTCGGCGCCTGTTTGGCGGTTGCATTGCTGAGCCTGTTTCTGGGAAGTTATCAGTTTGCCCTGTTATATGGCTTTCTGCTGTTGCTGCTGTGGATACCGGTTTGGTTGGTTGCCATTGTGTTGCGCGAAGGCAAACGCCTGACGTTTGCCCTGGAAGTCGGCGCGCTCTTGGGTGTGGCTGGCGTACTGGCAATCTACCTGTTTCATCCGGAGCCCGCGCAAATCTGGCGGGAGTTATTGCCGGCGATGGCGCAGCTTATGCAACAAGCTCAGCCTGATTTTCCGGTGACCTTGGATAAGGAAGCCACGGAAGTCTTGGCTCATCTGATGACTGGAAACATGGCGGCCGGCGGAGTCATCGCCTTGTTCTTTGAACTGTTTCTGGCGAGATGGTGGCAGGCCTTGTTGTATAACCCCGGCGGTTTTCGCACGGAATTTTTGGCGGTGAAAGGCCATGCGCAGCTAGCCATCATCACAACCGCGATGGCGGCGACGTATTGGCTGACATCCGGGGCAATGGCCGAGGCATGCCGGAATATGCTGTCGGTGTTAGTGGTGCTGTATATTTTTATCGGCATCGCAATACTGCACAGCGTGTTAGCGGCGATGAAGGGGCGCGACTATCTGGTGCCGTTATTTTATGTAACGTTGCTGATCATTCAGCCTATCATGGGGTTGGTTGGATTATTTGGACTGATCGACACCTGGCTGGACTTACGAAATAAATTCAAACCAAACGGAGCATAAGCTCCCGATTTTTCGACAATATAGTCGATTTAAGAGGTATGTAACGATGGAAGTAATTCTTCTTGAAAAAACCGCGAACCTGGGTAACCTGGGCGACAAAGTAACCATTAAAGCGGGTTACGGCAGAAATTATCTGATTCCGCAAGGCAAAGCAGTTGCTGCTACGCCCAAGAAAATCAGGGAATTTGAAGAGCGCCGCGCGGAACTGGAAAAACAAGCCGCGGAAAAACTGGCTGCGGCCACTGCTCGTGGCGAAGCGATCAGCAAACTGAACGTGGTGATTACCCACAAAACTGGCGACGAAGGTCGTTTGTTTGGTTCGGTCGGCACTCAAGCGATTGCCGAAGCGATCACTGCGGCTGGCGCCAAGGTTGAAAAAGCCGAAGTGCGTTTGCCTAACGGCGTGATTCGTAATATCGGCGAATACGATGTTGCGATCAATTTGCACACTGATGTGGTTATCACGCTGCCGATCAAAGTCGCTGCGGAGTAAGTAAGCATGATCATCGTAACCGGTGGCGCTGGCTTCATCGGCAGTAATCTGGTGTTGGGGCTAAATGCTCGCGGTTATGATGATATTTTGGTGGTTGACCATTTGACTAACGGTATCAAATACCGGAATTTGGTCGAATGCAAGATTGCCGATTATCTGGATCGAAGCACCTTTCTCGAACGTTTGCAGCAAGGTGCCTTCCAAGCCGAAACGATAGAAGCCATTTTCCATCAGGGCGCCTGTTCAAGCACTACCGAGTGGGACGGCCGCTACATGATGGATAACAATTACGAATACAGCAAAACGCTGTTTCATTATTGCCAAAGCCATAAAATTCCGTTCATCTACGCTTCCAGTGCCGCCACCTACGGTGCCGATCTGACTTTTAAAGAAGAATTGGCTTACGAAGGCCCGCTGAACGTCTACGGTTATTCCAAATTTCAATTCGACCAATACCTGCGCCGGCAAAACAAGTTGACCGCACCAGTGGTCGGACTGCGTTATTTTAATGTCTACGGTCCGCGTGAAGCCCATAAGGGCAGCATGGCCAGCGTCGCTTTTCATCTGAATAATCAGATCAAAGCCTCTGACGAACTAAAATTGTTTGAAGGTTGTGACGGCTACGGCCACGGCGAACAACGCCGCGACTTTATTTATGTCGGCGATGTGGTCGATGTGAACTTATGGTTCCTGGATAACCCGCAAGTGTCGGGTATTTACAATTGCGGCACCGGCCGCAGCCAGACTTTCAATGATGTCGCCAATGCAGTGATCGCTTATCATCAGCGCGGTCGCATCCAATATATTCCTTTCCCAGAGCACCTGAAAGGTTGCTATCAGAGCTTTACCGAAGCCAATCTGGACAAGCTGCGCGCCGCCGGTTGTGAGCATAGCTTTAAAGCCGTCGAGCAGGGTGTACAGCTGTATATGGAGTGGTTGAACCGATAATCGGTTTTATCGTGATAAGGTCCGAGGGCATCTAGCAACAACTTCCGAGAACCAGGGCGCTAGTCTTTATGGGGCGTAGTGGCTTGTAGAGAGGGGGTGCTGAAACTTAACAGGCGGAAAGAAAAGACCACGCTAGTCTTAGACATCGCTAGCGTGGCAAGAAGTAAGCTAGACTTTGTTAGACGGCAAGGCTAGAGGCTGTGCTTTTGCGGCGGCTGGCAAGGAAAATCATTAGACCTGTACCATATAGCCAAACAGCTCCGGGCAGTGGGACAGCGGCAATAGATGTCACATCATCAATGGTCTTGGATGAACCGATCAGTGAAGCGAGCGTACCGTTGCTGGCGTTACCATCCAGGGCTCTAACAAGCTTGTTAAATCCACTACTCAATCCCAGCAGCCATAGGCTTTCACCCGTTGAACCTCCGGTCAAGCCCGGATTGTTCGCAACCCAGCCGTCAGTGAAATGAGTATTGAAACCTAAAGCAAAACCACCGAAGGTGCCAATTACATCCGGTGTACTGTTGCCAGGGTCTGAATCCCAAAGCTCTGCTCTAAGCAACAATTGATAGGGTTGGTCGGACCATGATGTCGAGCCATGTGAGCCGGCAGACAAGGAACCGTTGATTTGCAGGAAGTTGCTGAGGGATTTATCACCTATCTGTGTGATCAATTCTCCATCCGAATTGAAGTTGGCCTGATATATCACACTGCCGTCACTTAGCTCTATAGAATCGGAAAACTTACCATCACCAACCAAAAATGATGTAGTCAGACCAATTCCTTTCAGTTGCCAATAGGGGTTGTCGTCAGTCCCTTTTTTTTCAATCTTGATTCTTTCGTCCACATCTAAAAATGCGGGCAAGCTAGAATCGCCGATCCCCGAAGCATTACCGGTATTGGCAAGCAACGGCAACAATAGGACTAATGTCCAACGTGCATATTTAAGTAAATTCATTTTTGAATACTCCATACTCAACGAATCGAAGTGTGGCAACCCGGCTTCTTGTTGATTGATATCCGCAAGAAACTTAGTTTTCCGTCCCGGCCTCAAGGCTGGGTCGGTTTTTACACGCTTCTGGTTTTGAAAAACACAATTAGGCGGCAATCACCTAATATTTCACTGCTTGCTCACAATAAGAAATTCGCATATTTAAAAATCTTATTGGTATTGCTCGGTTTGAGGGCGTTCTTGAACTGGTAACATGAGCGCCACTCAATACTTAGTAATATTCCGATTATTACAAATCAGGCCCTTTTTCAGTCTCTTAAGTAATAAGAAGTGTTCCGCACTCCCATTTTTGAGTTAGGTCTTTTTTAAGTGGTATTGGTTGATTTGCTATCTGACAGAAGATCTTTATTAATTATGAGTAAGTACTGTGTATCAAGCAGAAAACAATAGTTGTCTTCGTTTAGGCTGAGTGGCTAGTACCAGTTGCCGTTCAGCTGTGTTTGCTAGAAACATACTGCTTGACTTTGAGTTGGGGCAAACCACAGCAACTCTGCGAATTTATGTTACCTCTACGAATATATAGTTACGGCTTTGGTTGGACTCTACAATATATGATCATGGGCGTCAAGTGCGGTAACAAGAATAACGTAACTTAGGCGATAGGGAGGCTTCGTACGAAGATTCTATTAACCTAGTGGGGAAGGCTTATCCAGTGGTACGCATTAGACGGCAGTTGAGTGATGTTTGTGATTAGTGTTTTGTCAGATTTTCCTTTCTAAATACACGTTTTCTGGTCCGTTGACCTATGCTTGTTAGTAGCATAATAACAAGCATAGGAGTGCATCATGTCCGAATCCAACTCATACATTTGCTGGTTTAACGAACTCACTATTAACGACATTCCGTTAGTCGGCGGTAAAAATGCCTCCTTGGGCGAGATGTACCGCGAGCTGGCCGGCGAAGGAGTGATGGTTCCCAATGGCTTTGCGATTACTGCCGAAGCCTATCGCTATATGCTGGATCAGGCTGGTGCCTGGCCCCGATTGCACGAGTTGTTGGATCGGGTCGATGCCGAGGATGTCGAGGATCTGGCTCGGCGTGCCCAGCAAGCCCGCGACCTGGTTTATGCCGCGCCACTACCCGCAGATTTACAACAGCAAATCCTGGATGCTTTTGCGCAATTGCAACAGCAATATCAAGAAGATTTGACTGTCGCGGTGCGCAGCTCCGCAACGGCAGAAGATCTTCCTACCGCCAGCTTCGCCGGCCAGCAGGATACCTATCTGAATATTCGCGGCGGCCAGGCCTTGCTGGACGCCTGCAAACGCTGCTTTGCCAGCCTATTTACCGACCGGGCGATTCATTACCGTCTGGATCAGGGTTTTGATCATTTCAAGATCGGTCTGTCGATCGGGGTGATGAAAATGGTGCGCTCCGATCTGGCTGCCAGCGGCGTGATGTTTTCACTGGATACCGAGTCAGGCTTCGACGATGCGGTATTCATCACCGGAGCCTACGGCTTGGGTGAGAACGTCGTACAGGGCGCGGTCGATCCAGACGAGTTTTACGTGCACAAACCCACATTCGCCCAAGGCTACCGCGCGGTGTTGCGGCGCACGCTGGGGGCTAAAAAAATCAAAATGGTCTATAGCGACGGTCGCACCCGCGAGCCGATCCGCAATATTGCCACCTCGAATCAGGAGCGCCAGCGTTATTGTCTCGATGACGCCGAAGTACTGCAACTGGCCGATTACGCCTTGAAAATCGAACATCATTACGGCCGGCCGATGGATATGGAATGGGCCAAGGACGGACTGGACGGCAAGCTCTACATCGTCCAGGCCCGCCCGGAGACTGTCGCCTCGCAAAAAGTGGGTAACGTGTTGGAACAATACCAACTTAAACAAGCGGGTGTAGCCATCGTCAAGGGACATGCGGTCGGCAGCAAGATTGCGGTCGGCGAGGCTAGGGTGATCACCAGTGTGGCCAACCTGTCGACCTTCAAGCCCGGCGAAGTACTGGTAGCCGATATGACCACACCGGACTGGGAGCCGGTAATGAAAACCGCCGCTGCCATTGTCACCAACCGTGGCGGTAGAACCTGTCATGCGGCGATCATCGCTCGCGAACTGGGTGTGCCGGCGGTGATAGGATGCGAGAATGCCACGGCGGCGATCAAAAGCGGCAGCTTGGTGACGGTATCCTGTGCCGAGGGCGATGTCGGCAAGGTTTATGAAGGCCGGCTGGGTTTCGAGGTCAAACACACCGATCTGTCGCAGTTGCAACGGCCGAAGACCAAGATCATGCTCAATCTCGGCAATCCGGAATTGGCCTTTAAACACAGCTTTTTGCCCAACGACGGTGTCGGCCTGGCCCGGATGGAGTTCATCATCACTGAATACATCAAGGCGCATCCCTTGGCCTTGATTCATCCGGAGCAAGTCGAGGACGCCGGCGAACTGGAACAGCTAAAGCAGTTGACCGAAAGCTATGCTAGCCCGGAAGAGTTTTTCATTCAGCGTCTGGCGGAAGGGGTTGGTACCATCGGTGCGGCGTTTTACCCCAAGCCGGTAGTGGTCAGGATGTCGGACTTCAAGACCAACGAATACGCCACCTTGCTGGGCGGACGCTGGTTCGAGCGCGACGAGGCCAATCCGATGATCGGTTTTCGCGGCGCCTCACGTTATGTGCATCCGGCTTATGCCGAGGGCTTTGCGTTGGAATGCGCGGCGATGAAACGGGTGCGGGAGCAAATGGGCTTAAAGAATGTGGTGTTGATGATCCCGTTTTGCCGACGGATCGGCGAAGCGGAACGAGTGCTGGATTACATGGCGCAATGTGGCTTGAGACGCGGCGAGGATGGTCTGGAAATCTATGTGATGTGCGAGATACCCAATAACGTGATCCTGATCGACGAATTCAGCAAACTGTTCGACGGCTTCTCGATCGGCTCCAACGACTTGACGCAATTGACGCTGGGCGTGGACCGCGATTCGGAGATTGTCGCCAATGACTTTGACGAGC harbors:
- the rpsR gene encoding 30S ribosomal protein S18 — protein: MARNNIRRKKGCRFSGEDAIVIDYKDLDLLSEYITETGKIIPSRITGTSAKYQRQLTSAIKQARFLALLPFCDAHK
- the rfaD gene encoding ADP-glyceromanno-heptose 6-epimerase, yielding MIIVTGGAGFIGSNLVLGLNARGYDDILVVDHLTNGIKYRNLVECKIADYLDRSTFLERLQQGAFQAETIEAIFHQGACSSTTEWDGRYMMDNNYEYSKTLFHYCQSHKIPFIYASSAATYGADLTFKEELAYEGPLNVYGYSKFQFDQYLRRQNKLTAPVVGLRYFNVYGPREAHKGSMASVAFHLNNQIKASDELKLFEGCDGYGHGEQRRDFIYVGDVVDVNLWFLDNPQVSGIYNCGTGRSQTFNDVANAVIAYHQRGRIQYIPFPEHLKGCYQSFTEANLDKLRAAGCEHSFKAVEQGVQLYMEWLNR
- the ppsA gene encoding phosphoenolpyruvate synthase, translating into MSESNSYICWFNELTINDIPLVGGKNASLGEMYRELAGEGVMVPNGFAITAEAYRYMLDQAGAWPRLHELLDRVDAEDVEDLARRAQQARDLVYAAPLPADLQQQILDAFAQLQQQYQEDLTVAVRSSATAEDLPTASFAGQQDTYLNIRGGQALLDACKRCFASLFTDRAIHYRLDQGFDHFKIGLSIGVMKMVRSDLAASGVMFSLDTESGFDDAVFITGAYGLGENVVQGAVDPDEFYVHKPTFAQGYRAVLRRTLGAKKIKMVYSDGRTREPIRNIATSNQERQRYCLDDAEVLQLADYALKIEHHYGRPMDMEWAKDGLDGKLYIVQARPETVASQKVGNVLEQYQLKQAGVAIVKGHAVGSKIAVGEARVITSVANLSTFKPGEVLVADMTTPDWEPVMKTAAAIVTNRGGRTCHAAIIARELGVPAVIGCENATAAIKSGSLVTVSCAEGDVGKVYEGRLGFEVKHTDLSQLQRPKTKIMLNLGNPELAFKHSFLPNDGVGLARMEFIITEYIKAHPLALIHPEQVEDAGELEQLKQLTESYASPEEFFIQRLAEGVGTIGAAFYPKPVVVRMSDFKTNEYATLLGGRWFERDEANPMIGFRGASRYVHPAYAEGFALECAAMKRVREQMGLKNVVLMIPFCRRIGEAERVLDYMAQCGLRRGEDGLEIYVMCEIPNNVILIDEFSKLFDGFSIGSNDLTQLTLGVDRDSEIVANDFDERDPGVKTMIRLAVEGARRNGRHSGLCGQAPSDYPEMAEYLVEIGIDSMSLNPDTVLETTRRVLALEQRLGR
- the rpsF gene encoding 30S ribosomal protein S6, which translates into the protein MRHYEIVFLVHPDQSAQVPAMIERYKSTVEDAAGKIHRLEDWGRRHLAYPIKKIHKAHYVLMNIECNQATLEELEAGFRFNDAILRSLTLVQKEAVTGPSAIATSGNDGQKAGNRVKEEVEEEAEADVEVADETETEAGAEADSE
- the rplI gene encoding 50S ribosomal protein L9, whose amino-acid sequence is MEVILLEKTANLGNLGDKVTIKAGYGRNYLIPQGKAVAATPKKIREFEERRAELEKQAAEKLAAATARGEAISKLNVVITHKTGDEGRLFGSVGTQAIAEAITAAGAKVEKAEVRLPNGVIRNIGEYDVAINLHTDVVITLPIKVAAE